From the Cardiocondyla obscurior isolate alpha-2009 linkage group LG08, Cobs3.1, whole genome shotgun sequence genome, the window attaatatttttgctgttGGAATTTGTTAACTGTGCTTGATCGTTATTTGATACAGAAATAGTTTTTTGGGGAACTTCTGCTTTTGCTGAATTAATCAATAATCTACTACTAACTTCGTCATCGATCGATGAAACATTAATTTGAGATTTATCTTTTTGTGCTTTCATCAGATGTTTAGGATAATTCAGTGCTTCTTCATTGCTTATGTCTATGAATATTATGATATTAATGAGCAATTCATAATTATTGTAACAAACATGTCTTttcagaattataaaaaatttacctaTGTTATCATGTTGATCATCACTTGTACCTTCATTATCACTGCTCAATTCATTTCTCAAAAATTTAGTCATACGcttgagaatttttttctgtgattttgttattttaaaatctagtGCCTCACATCTAAAAATCATTATACACACGCGTTATTTAATGCTTCAACCTGTctagtttaaaaattaaacaagatttaattttgtcttGTCCTTAAACATGGAAATCAATGTAATCCCTTACTTAATTGTATATTGAGGACAACAGGTCTGATTCATTGTTGGTTTGTAACAGTAGCAGCCGCTTCTTCTCCAACCTCGatctattaaattttgataatctTGCACTGTTAATGAGTGTGCCCACATGCCTGTTAAAGTAAAACTTATATATGCTAGTGTTTCCATTTATTTCTCCACAAGGAAAGACTCAGTTTATCTTTCAAAGTAGAAGAACAAGGTTTTATGAAGCAGACCCTGGTCTGGCAATGAATAGTAAAGTTACAACACTTACCGTGACTGAAGTTCGTGTTAGAGTTTTTGCAGTAGCCGCATCGATAACCTTCGTGTTCCGCATAGTATTCCACTATGCTGTACGCCTGCCTGCCAGCCATCTCAacgatctctctctctgcaCTATTCTAATTACGAATAATTACAAACAGCTAAGCGAACGTTGAGGAGTTGAGACTTCGTTCGCATCCAAACCGTCCGTCAATTAGAACCAAGGCACTTTAGGATCGAACAATGTCGTTGCTCATACATATATCGACTAATGATTAAGGTTAAGGCTTTAGTCTCTCATCCGCGAATGTATAAATGTGACTGAACTgctatttatcttttaaattcacGTACACGCTCGCATCTCGTAGAGGATTATCACAATCAGCTCTGAGTCACGATGCACGATTATCCAGATATGTCATATATCGAGTATGACGCGCCTCGACCGACTCGATTCTCGCGGTGCTAACCTGCTAACTTCAGAAACGAACCGAAAGTCTCGGGAGTCTCGGGGACTGACGTTTCTAACCTATCATTCGTGCGACTAACTGACTTGCACCAAAAACAGGTAAgcgtttatttaaatgtgttatacacaaattaataataaaatctaacaagattatttaataaatgttaaagcatgaaattcatattaaattaataatgttaagttAATGATGCTTCttgtttttcaaaaattagaagaatattTATGCCGAGTTAATTTTACAGAAGTCAAATATGAGAAACTACCTTTCGAGTTGTCTGTAGAGATTTATACGGCCAGCTACAACAAACAAAATGGAGAGCTCAGGCGAAAGTTCATCGAGCAATCAAGCACCTATACGTGGCGAGAGAGTAAGTGCTTTAGTTAATTGTTCTCTTGATAGAATTGAATAGAGTTTCTGAGGTAAAGGGGAGAGACGAATAACCGTTCATGCTCTCTGTTCTGTAGAAAAGTGGTCGTGGCTCGAGGCAGAGGGCCGTCGATAACTTGAGCAAGAAGTTCCTGAGAAATTTTGATCCAGAACAcagcgagcgagagaagcgCAAGCTATATCGTCGATTGTATCACAGCTACAGGAAGCACTTGTACAATGACGAAGGTATTTTCATACAGACGTCGGACGATCTCTGCGACTGCTTGAGCCTGGATTGTCCTGGATGCCATTTTCCGTGCCCTAAGTGCTCTTCTGTAAAATGTGGCCATGATTGCAGGTAGTTTtacatttagaaaaaaaaaaaaattatttcgatcaACTGACTGAGAAGTAATTCTTTCAAactatgaattaattttatttgctagAAATAATCGTAAATGGACCTACGATGTCATTCAATGCGAAGGATCTGAACCagtgataaaaaatccacTGTTAAGAGAGCTTGAGACAAAGTGAGGgtgtaaaaacaaatattaatgagCGGCTgtaagtatttatatataggATAACATGTAAAACTatcaaaagttatttatttgtatacaACCTGCTTGTAATAAGcgaaaatatgaatttaataatttttactcgtAAGAGAGAAATacgttttctgtaattatatatgttatttaatCGAGCGACCGTTTGGGGGATAGAAGTATccgaatatattttgttaGGCCCGGTTTTCGACGATAAAAATCTCGAAATAACGATCTTGGAGCCGGTGACGACAGCAAATCGATTCGCTTCGAAGTTACGACTTTGCCCGTGATCCGTAATTCGCGCCTCGGTACACCCTGGCGCAGTCACGCTACCGACAACCACATCCGCCACTCATCCTTCTACATACACACGGAAGCATTATTGATTTTTCGACGACGACGCGCTGATGCCGCGCGCACACCCACATCGTATACTACGCGGAGGGCGCGCGCTTCGTTTTCGATCGACGAGATCATCGAATTCGCGCTATTCAGAGAAATAACGGCAAATAAAAGGCAGGATCGAGATCACGTCGATCTCGAGAGAGTCGCGGACGCGACCCGATCGGCGATCGAGGCGTGGAAAGAGAAGTGAAGACGGAAGAAAATTTGAGAGAAGAAGAATTAACGGCGGGAATTCGGGCGAAATTGTGCGGGCCCGCGCTCGCGCCGCCAAGGCGCGAAGGTAGCAGCGGCGACGAGCGGGACGGACTTCAGGGGGGTTGACGTACGGGAGGCCGCGTCGCGCAGCGCCTAGTTCGCCGCGTCGGTCCGCCGCGATTTCGCAACGGGTGCAACGTAACGCGAGCGACGTAAGGGAGCTCGCCCGTGTCCGAGCGCGTTGACCGCCGCGGTGGCGGACGTatgtacgcacgcacgcacgcacgcacgaacGCACGCACCTactcacgcacgcacgcgtaCGCAGCGCGAGTGACACCGACGTGGAGGCGCGCAGCAGCGAGGAAGCCGTCGACCGCGGCCAAACGTGGCCCGCTTGCGGAACCGAAGAGGGTAGTGGCCGCCAACGGCAGGTGCTTTCCATCTTGTCCATACTAAATACCGTCCGCCCTTCGCCCGCCGACGATCCCGTTTTTGGGCGCGACGACGTTCGTGGCGTTGGCCCGTCCGAGAGTGATCCTCCCCGTGAAAACGCGATTCTCGTCGGTACCGACAACGATCCGCGGCATCAACGTTTCGCCACCTCGCTGGGTCTCTTCCTCCGGGAGTCGATCGGGGTAATTGTGACACGAAGGGCCGTGAGAGGGGGTGACGCGACAACGGTACTTCTCTACGGGTGACTCGCAACACCCTTCGCCGTACCTTCGCGTTTATTAAAGAACGATTAATCGGAAAGATTACGATCGTTTCAAGTTCGAAGTCGGTCTCCAGCGGTTCGATCACTCCAGTCATTCCGATGAATTTGCGCTTGAATATCGTACGTATCTTCCACGCTTcgtatcttttttcttcttctcgctgttaattttatatatagaaaatacaAAGCGCGCATAGTTAACAATGGATGattaatctatttttagttttttttatttcttttttattttttttttaccttcggAAACAAGTGCACTTAAAAAAACAAGTGTATTTGTGCAGAGCGAAGGAAAAGACGACGTGACGTAGATGATGCAAGTGGAGGAAACAGACTTTTCGCGGACGGCCGGTCGTACGGTCGCGAATCGAGatcgatattttctttttttttatatagatttttgatttttaatttttatttttacatttgctTTGTAATTGTTAAATCTTGATACgtggagttttttttttttttaatgaaacggaTACGTTTGTACGCTCGAGATACGTAAGCGTGAGACACATAAATCCGGCGATTGCGGGGGTGTAGAGAAGAGAGGCGTGGGACAAACAAGAGCGGACCCGCATGAGGCCGTGTGTAAGAGCGAGAAGCGGACGGATGCGGTTTCGTGGGTGTCGTCATCGGAGAAGATATACGTCACGAGATATGCGcggaaggacggacggacgtAACCTTTCGTGGGTTCGGATTATTAACCGCGTGGGCGAAGCGCGGAACGGAGGCTATGCCATGCGCGTTCATGCACGGGGTTACCCACCGTGCAGACGTCCTTTTCCGCGTGGATGTCTTGGCCGGGCACTGTGCACGATTCTCcctcgagaaaaaaaaaaagaaaaaaaacccccccCCGAAGTCAGAAGAGAAAAATCAAACGACGACGTCGCGTAGTCCGATTGGCTACCTGGGACTTCGCTTTCATAAAGTTAATTAagagcaatttaattaaacgctcCGCTCGGATTCGGAAATCAATTGTGAGCGGACGGGGTCGCTCGATATTTTTCCCGCGGGAGAAGTCGTCTCTGAATCAGCTTATCAGAAGGGTATCGAGACGTATCCGGTATAACTTTGTGTGTCGTGCGGCAGGTCGGGTGGTGCGACCGGAGGGACTCGAGGAGGGTGATCGTCTCGCACGCATACGCACGCTCTCCCTTTATCTCGTCTCGCTGCACGCGGACCCCGAGCGCCGGGGGTTTATACCGCCGGGACGGCAGATGTCAGGATGCCGGAGCAGAGCAACGACTATCGCGTGGTCGTGTTCGGTGCGGGCGGCGTCGGCAAGAGTTCCCTCGTCCTGCGATTCGTGAAGGGCTCTTTCCGCGAGTCTTACATACCGACCATCGAGGACACCTATAGACAGGTAAGCGATAATCTTTTACCGAAACAcgcaattatatttctttctttccttttttttttcttttatttttttttttttatcttgtgaAAGGAACTACGCGCCAAAGACTGAcgcgcgcaattaatttcattaattggTTAAAAATAACGACCGTTTATCAATGGAAGAAAGACTACTAAAATTAGCCGACTCTTTCCTTGATGAAAAATGAGACGGAAGAGAAGATAATTGACTTAAAGCGATCacacattttcttttatgaacTGGAATTGagatcttattatttttttttttaccgaaccaCGTTAAGCGTTTACTCCAATTCGCGAAGGACCTAATGAAAATCGCCCTCGCTCGTAGAACACGTGTGCAACGCGAAATTGGCAGATTGACTCATGCGTCactaaattataaatcgcGCGTAACGAACTTCGCGCATCCACGCCGGGGAGAGAGTAATTTCCGCAAACGCCGCGCGAGATTTTGTGATTTAATCGGGACCGTCCCTCTGTCCCGCACGTGTCCACCAGGATCGCGATAATTCGGCGATTTGCGAATTTAATATTCCCGCTCGGCTGTGCCGGTCCAGCAGGATAATACGGAATTGACGTATGCCCGTGCAAATgcattaaatttgcaaatgaCTCGCGAGATCGGAGATATCCGCGCAACGCTCGCCGGTAAGCCGGCAGTAACGAGGCGGAATTAACAGTAATAATACACGGTAATCACGGAAGAGGAGGGAGGAGGAAAATGCCCTCTTACGCGTCGCGGATGTTTTCCGCCTGACAAAGGAAGCGTCCGCGTAATGTGCATCGAATTAATTACCTCGGCGACACCGCGTCACGCCGCGCGATCGGATACGGATAACGCGCGTTTAGAATCGAGTCGACTCCGGCGGCGTTTAATCGCGGAAATCCGCGGCGGAGCCGAAGCAAACTCTTTTGCGACACCGATACCGCGCGTAAATTGCACATCGATGTTATTGGCCTGTCTTGAATTATTCATGCGGGTCAAAGCGACGACGTAATGACTCGATTACATCAGCCGTGCCGCGTTATACTGCGCGCTGAAGTAAACGATCCTCCGCGCGGTGACGATTGATATGTCGGTGGTAATAGATAGGCGTAGGTACGCGCAGCGCGTATTAAAAGGAAGTGTGCACACGAGCGTGCACAAGCGTGCGCGTTTGCGTGCGTGCATTGTATAGGGTATAATATTGTAACATGACGAGATGCAATGACGGAATTAAGACGCTGGTGGGACTCTCGCTATGTGCGCGACGAGAAGTGGGTGCAAGCTTCCAGTTTAACTTTACTCAATTCGGGGTGACGACCCAGAGAGAGCTTCGACTCGACTCGAGATCGAATCTGGCCAGCCTGGATAATCGCGAGTCGAGCCGAGGCCCCGTAAAGTCCCGCGATGTCGTCAACGGACCGCATTACGGTATTTCAGGTGATAAGTTGCGACAAAAACATATGCACACTTCAAATTACGGACACAACGGGGTCCCATCAGTTTCCCGCTATGCAGCGGCTCTCTATAAGCAAAGGTCACGCCTTCATCTTGGTGTACTCGGTGTGCTCACGGCAAAGTCTCGAGGAGCTACGACCGATCTGGGCCGTGATAAGGGAGCTCAAGGGTCAAGATATCTCGCAGATACCCATTATGCTGGTAAGGACTGGCTGTATATCCTCCACCTGTTTCACCTTCCAATTTCTGGCTATTACGATATCAGAatcttatttataaaagtgGGCTTATCCGATTAATATTCGCAACGTgaataactaaaaatattgGACAATATTATTTCGCGTGCATGTCGTcaaattgaaaagaaagaagaagaagaagaaaaaaaaaaaaaaaaataaataaaaagattgctCGGGGAAGGAAATTCGAGGAAACTGTTAACGCTATGAGTCATCGTGTTTCAATTTCTCCCTTCGAAATTGAACTCTCTCGAAGATTGAATCTCACTTTAACGTGGCTCCCAacgtgagagaaaaatttcatTCTCCCGCATGAAATCCTTGTGTTCGTTTTGCGTATCTGCGTTTAATGCGCGAGTATTCAGCGGTACCATCGTTGATTCATCGGCCAGGTTGGGAACAAATGCGACGAGAGCCCGTCGGTGCGTGAAGTGTCGATGAGCGAGGGTGCGGCCGAGGCAGCTAATTGGGGCTGCGGTTTCCTGGAGACCTCGGCCAAGACGAATCACAACGTGGACGCCCTGTTCCGGGACCTGCTCACCCTCGAGAAGAACCGCTCGGTCTCGTTACAGCCGGTGCAGAGCAACAACGCGATAAGACTCAAGGAGAAGTGTGccattatgtaaaaaaaaaaaaagaaatatccgCCATCCTTCGatccgcatcgcgacgcgcgtCGCGATTTAACGACGACACGTGCGATCCAGCCGACGAGGACCGTTGCCTCCACCGGAACGTCCCAGAATCCCGTCGTCCTTCGAGACGAGGCCTCGTCGCTGTATCAACCGAATGATATCCCAAGCCGGTTTCGCCAACGACGGACGACCTTGTTCGCGACTCGAATCCCTGCTACTCTCCGTCGAGATCCGTCAAAAGCTTTACGACGGTGTCGTATTTCGTTCCGTTCGTACGAGCGCGGGCCTATAGAATAATCTACGAAACTTCGAATCGTgaaaaatgaaattctttttttaaggaTCCTAAGAGCGTATTCTATAGTCTTCTACTCCGAGAACGATTCTGGGCCCCGGCGGGTCAAGTTGGTTTTGCGAGAGAAAGACAGGCAGGGCGTTTTCACTCGGCGAACTCGAAGGAGTTACTCGAATTCGTACGTACCGTTGCTCGTCGATGGTGAAGccttttataatttaagttacaatacaatattttacttgATAGACCGCTCGATCGCGTATAATTTCTCTATGCTCGACGATGACTAATTACTCAAGTTCCCGCCTCTTGTTTTTTCCTTGACTCTGTCATAGAATCGTCCGCGGTAATCTCGATCTGCGACCAGAGTCGGCAAAAGCAACGATATTAGTTTTATCACCGAGAACAGTTGCGCGTTTCTCAGCTGCTGATAGGGAAAGTCCGGCGATAATAGTTACGATCTCAGTAACGCTGTAAACTAATCACGCAACATATCACAAGATACACGCTGTCGAAAGTTtggagatttttatttcgagatgagaattaattttgatagaACAGAGATTTTAAACCCGAGTTACAAAAATTTCGTCGATTGTGTCAGCCACTTTTTCggaagttcttttttttttttttccctcccatAAATATCATACTTTCCTATTTTAATATCTAGcaacgatataaataaataataataatggtaACGGTGTAAgagtcgtaattaattataatcaatttcTCGAGGTGTCGCAGGAAACTCGAGGCTATCGCGATTGTTACATAATCTCTTCTTgttataattaactttaaactTATTATCTAATAATAGAAACGGGTAATTcgtaatttctataaaatctCCTTTTCGCAACGCCAGGAAGACCCCGATAAATATCGTCGTACGAAACaaactgcaaaattattaatcacgaGCTTAACGGAACGATTATCCAGAATAATTGTTATCGCGGAACTGTTGCTTTCTATTTGATTTCCGTTGGCAGCGtcactcgaaaaaaaaaaaaaaatcgttccTTTTGCATACAGATAAAACAACGAATTGTCATGGAAGATCGACAAGTACAAGGCGCGATTTGTCTTCGGGCTTTATCGCTCGTAATCGAGATGGCTTGCGGCAAAGAGCAACCTTAAAAGCCTCTTTCCGCAAATCGATTTATTGGGTTCCGTAACGTGAAATGTATTTCATATTCAAGCAAATTTGTATCGCGGGTATAAGAAATGTCGGAAGCACGCAGATCTCGTATAATATTGTCGAGCTCGGCGTTTCGCGCAATGTATAAATTCCGGAAATGAAGAACGTTGAAGGATTTAACGGAATGCGCCGAGCAAGGAAGATCATTAAGAGTAATTTATTACCGTGCGTGTATTAAAATCCGGTAAAATGTGTTAAGAAGGGATGGGAAAAAATAGGAACCCGAATGATAAAGGCTTTAAAAAAGGGATCTTACTCGTGGGGCCATTCGGCGtggtctttttttatttttttttttttcgcgggtCGCTTCAATTTAGCTAACATACTGAATCGATAATAGCCGCGACCGGTGCCCTTCCATGAAAATTCCGCAATGCTCCGCAATCGGAGACTACCGCACGACGACTAGGGACTGATGTAATGCGCGCGCGTCAACATTTTTCGTGAGAATGATTacggagagaacgagaaagagagagaaagagagaaaatgcgAAACTAAATGAGAGAAAAGGGGgtgggagagggagagaggaaagaaagagtgaAAGTACACGTGCGAACGACGAATAACAAGTAGATAAGAGTTGTTACGAGATTGGTTTTTGTTGAATAGTTGTAAGAATTTTGTAACGACTATGCTAGCTAATTAGGATTACAAAAAAGCAGCAGAACACGACAGAAATTCGTAGACACGGCAACTCTCACACGTCGCACGTATGTGCAAAGGTACCACGCAAGTTTATTAGTTTATATCATTGCATGGACGTGCAAATTTATACAGGACACACACACGACATATACGCACCCAACACACGTCGACACGCATGCAAGCAGATTTGTTAACCCAGGCGCATTCGCGAAAGAATACGAGATGCGCGTCGATCCTCATACGAAACCCGTAGAAAAAGATAGAAGCGTTTTTTCAGACGTTTCcaacgggaaaaaaaaaatctcgaacGAACATATATAGACAATTAGCGGAGTGATTACATTACGTTTTCACTTACCTAATCCCTCTTCATCTACTTTCCGCCTACCGAGTCCCGCTCCTTTTAGCGTCACAACCGTAGCGTTCCTCGCGACACGTGTCCTCGCGGTTTTCCTCGCCCGCGCCGTTTTACGGATATATCAGAGAAGACCGGagcctcttcttcctcctcgaTACATGTTCTTCGgctcgcgtcgcgacgtcgtcgCGCCCGCCGGGCGTCGATACGATCGATGTAACACGTCGCGCTAACGATGATGTTGATAACGATGATGATGGTCCGCTGCCTGCACTTGAACGCGTCTCGACTACTGGGCTCCGGTGGAGGGCCGTATTTATAG encodes:
- the LOC139104647 gene encoding ARL14 effector protein, with the protein product MESSGESSSSNQAPIRGERKSGRGSRQRAVDNLSKKFLRNFDPEHSEREKRKLYRRLYHSYRKHLYNDEGIFIQTSDDLCDCLSLDCPGCHFPCPKCSSVKCGHDCRNNRKWTYDVIQCEGSEPVIKNPLLRELETK
- the LOC139104646 gene encoding GTP-binding protein Di-Ras2; this translates as MPEQSNDYRVVVFGAGGVGKSSLVLRFVKGSFRESYIPTIEDTYRQVISCDKNICTLQITDTTGSHQFPAMQRLSISKGHAFILVYSVCSRQSLEELRPIWAVIRELKGQDISQIPIMLVGNKCDESPSVREVSMSEGAAEAANWGCGFLETSAKTNHNVDALFRDLLTLEKNRSVSLQPVQSNNAIRLKEKCAIM